The following are encoded together in the Hemicordylus capensis ecotype Gifberg chromosome 4, rHemCap1.1.pri, whole genome shotgun sequence genome:
- the DYNLRB1 gene encoding dynein light chain roadblock-type 1 gives MAEVEETLKRIQSQKGVQGIIIVNSEGIPIKSTMDNSSTMQYAGLMHNLIMKARGTVRDIDPQNDLTFLRIRSKKNEIMVAPDKDYFLIVVQNPTK, from the exons gCTGAAGTGGAAGAAACCCTGAAGCGAATCCAGAGTCAAAAGGGAGTCCAAGGAATCATTATTGTTAATTCAGAAG GTATTCCCATCAAAAGCACCATGGATAACTCCTCCACAATGCAGTACGCTGGCTTAATGCACAACTTGATTATGAAGGCAAGGGGCACTGTGCGAGATATTGATCCTCAGAATGATCTCACATTCTTACGGATTCGCTCCAAGAAAAATGAAATCATGGTTGCACCAG ATAAGGACTATTTCCTGATTGTCGTCCAGAATCCAACGAAATGA